The proteins below are encoded in one region of Telopea speciosissima isolate NSW1024214 ecotype Mountain lineage chromosome 10, Tspe_v1, whole genome shotgun sequence:
- the LOC122642714 gene encoding thioredoxin-like 3-1, chloroplastic isoform X2 has product MSVLALNSQILYRERYQRDQQQQQQQSSSNGGCSVSVNGLGFTFSSSFGNDIKQREWGRKWRRSELKAEAFWQDVSEPNVVEMEHIADNDQLDQILLQAQQLSQPIIIHWMAAWCRKCIYLKPKLEKLAAEYDDRIKFYYVDVNKVPQALVKRGNISKMPTIQGWNGIAVMERWRDEGRGYWWTQGMVGD; this is encoded by the exons atgtcAGTTTTAGCTTTGAATTCTCAGATTctatatagagagagatatcAGAgagatcaacaacaacaacagcaacagtcATCAAGTAACGGAGGCTGTTCAGTGTCTGTAAATGGGTTGGGTTTCACGTTTTCGTCATCTTTCGGGAACGATATTAAGCAGAGAGAGTGGGGAAGGAAATGGAGGAGATCAGAATTGAAGGCGGAAGCGTTTTGGCAAGATGTGTCGGAACCCAATGTCGTCGAGATGGAACACATTGCAGACAATGATCAACTCGATCAGATTCTCCTCCAAgcccaacagctttcccaacccatcatcatccactg GATGGCTGCTTGGTGCCGGAAATGCATCTATCTGAAGCCAAAACTGGAGAAATTGGCAGCAGAGTATGATG ACAGGATCAAATTCTATTATGTGGATGTCAACAAAGTCCCTCAAGCTCTTGTGAAGCGTGGAAACATATCT AAAATGCCAACAATTCAG GGATGGAATGGAATTGCAGTTATGGAAAGATGGAGAGATGAAGGAAGAGGTTATTGGTGGACACAAGGCATGGTTGGTGATTGA
- the LOC122642714 gene encoding thioredoxin-like 3-1, chloroplastic isoform X1: MSVLALNSQILYRERYQRDQQQQQQQSSSNGGCSVSVNGLGFTFSSSFGNDIKQREWGRKWRRSELKAEAFWQDVSEPNVVEMEHIADNDQLDQILLQAQQLSQPIIIHWMAAWCRKCIYLKPKLEKLAAEYDDRIKFYYVDVNKVPQALVKRGNISKMPTIQLWKDGEMKEEVIGGHKAWLVIDEVREMIRKYV, translated from the exons atgtcAGTTTTAGCTTTGAATTCTCAGATTctatatagagagagatatcAGAgagatcaacaacaacaacagcaacagtcATCAAGTAACGGAGGCTGTTCAGTGTCTGTAAATGGGTTGGGTTTCACGTTTTCGTCATCTTTCGGGAACGATATTAAGCAGAGAGAGTGGGGAAGGAAATGGAGGAGATCAGAATTGAAGGCGGAAGCGTTTTGGCAAGATGTGTCGGAACCCAATGTCGTCGAGATGGAACACATTGCAGACAATGATCAACTCGATCAGATTCTCCTCCAAgcccaacagctttcccaacccatcatcatccactg GATGGCTGCTTGGTGCCGGAAATGCATCTATCTGAAGCCAAAACTGGAGAAATTGGCAGCAGAGTATGATG ACAGGATCAAATTCTATTATGTGGATGTCAACAAAGTCCCTCAAGCTCTTGTGAAGCGTGGAAACATATCT AAAATGCCAACAATTCAG TTATGGAAAGATGGAGAGATGAAGGAAGAGGTTATTGGTGGACACAAGGCATGGTTGGTGATTGATGAAGTCAGAGAGATGATTCGGAAATATGTGTAA
- the LOC122643885 gene encoding E3 ubiquitin-protein ligase RING1-like, producing the protein MSSISATATPGTGTGNISSNSNSNGRQTYWCHGCDMSVSLFFSPPLICPHCHGDFLEEMDSPITSTHFPHLSSNPNTHHNNNTHPPPSLEPFPILSPPQAILPLAIDEDPDTDDDTFQIPDAIRVAASSSSDDLLRDSPYLDRLIQHLADPDDDTFARYHHPSSTPASKSSVESIPSVKITTSLLAADTLLCAVCKDEFVVDVEAKQLPCKHLYHCDCILPWLSQHNSCPVCRYRLPTDEPEQRSRSRPTRGARVAVRFGNFMEDEDFYGIGNTLRHIARRHGLVFPVRSTAAATATADSPQMAQAETSSAGPANSGETVSSWPVEGGSGTLLSGGGGMGDSATRRDEDGDTVMSEIRAFFD; encoded by the coding sequence ATGTCGTCAATTAGTGCCACCGCCACTCCCGGCACCGGTACTGGTAACATCAGCAGTAACAGCAACAGCAACGGAAGACAGACGTATTGGTGTCACGGGTGCGACATGAGcgtctctctcttcttctctccaccTCTCATCTGCCCTCATTGCCATGGCGATTTCCTCGAAGAGATGGATTCCCCTATTACTTCTACTCACTTCCCCCACCTCTCTTCTAACCCTAATACCCACCATAACAACAACACTCACCCCCCTCCTTCCCTCGAACCCTTCCCCATCCTCTCCCCTCCTCAAGCCATTCTCCCCCTCGCTATCGACGAAGATCCCGATACCGATGATGACACCTTCCAAATCCCCGACGCTATCCGTGTCGCCGCTTCCTCCTCCTCCGATGATCTCCTCCGTGATAGCCCTTACCTTGACCGCCTCATCCAGCACCTCGCCGATCCCGATGACGATACTTTCGCTCGTTACCATCACCCTTCCTCTACTCCGGCTTCTAAGTCCTCCGTCGAATCCATCCCTAGCGTCAAAATCACGACTTCATTATTGGCCGCTGATACTCTCCTCTGTGCGGTCTGCAAGGACGAATTCGTGGTCGATGTCGAGGCCAAGCAGTTGCCTTGCAAGCATCTTTACCACTGCGATTGCATTCTCCCGTGGTTGTCGCAGCATAATTCATGTCCTGTCTGTCGCTATCGCCTCCCTACGGATGAGCCCGAGCAGCGCAGCCGCAGCAGACCCACTCGAGGGGCTAGGGTTGCGGTGAGATTTGGGAATTTTATGGAGGATGAGGATTTTTATGGAATTGGGAATACATTGAGGCATATTGCTAGGAGGCACGGGCTTGTGTTTCCTGTGAGGTcgactgctgctgctactgctactgcggATTCTCCTCAGATGGCGCAAGCTGAGACGAGCTCTGCGGGACCTGCAAATAGTGGGGAGACTGTTTCCAGCTGGCCGGTTGAGGGAGGGAGTGGGACCCTTCtgagtggtggtggaggtatGGGTGACAGTGCCACCAGGCGGGATGAGGATGGCGATACTGTAATGTCTGAAATTAGGGCTTTCTTCGATTGA